In the Clostridium beijerinckii genome, one interval contains:
- a CDS encoding S8 family serine peptidase, translated as MVTVGIIDDGIGIGFYDTYDIGRSIEITPDSIVQDVDICKLKNASHGTICAAIVKKYYPKAILTSIKVLNDKTRKCTSKQLIKAIEWCLDNGIQVVNLSLGTIDYRDFEIIKETINRACNKGLIIVAACNNRDIFTVPASLSNVIGVKCEKNSILKEGEYIFNLYPISGIEVISCSQHQLLVSGCDSKITSRCNSYAAPMITAEVCKVMDKSPNITLEQIKQNLYKNSLNYIDDTIQVNNYKNIDWVSNATLLCIKERKCIFESHYINQINNFKEIEDINVDEFDTLILLNSMINDYKKFEPIIYRFKKKQKSIVVIDDEYQGESYKYLNGAVKLWYPSIVEHFYRASPPQQELDVPLIIIYDYTENEMIKVLETLTVKFRRDGYYAVGACTKSLGVLYGLEYIPFRKDRNFKEIKDKIEVLYKVYDYDIMILGLSINRDDTNIIKEINMCLNPDKVIFIGDNFSNEITTWVEKNGVDQNLIITSKENIEKYSDLGHKMFKYTDIELLYTQILNMLLCENEKT; from the coding sequence ATGGTAACTGTTGGAATAATTGATGATGGGATTGGTATTGGGTTTTATGATACATATGACATTGGACGTAGTATAGAGATTACACCTGATTCTATAGTACAAGATGTGGATATATGTAAATTGAAAAATGCCAGTCATGGGACCATTTGCGCTGCTATAGTAAAAAAATATTACCCTAAAGCTATACTTACCAGCATAAAAGTGCTTAATGATAAGACTCGTAAATGTACAAGTAAACAACTTATAAAAGCTATTGAATGGTGTTTAGATAATGGTATCCAAGTTGTTAATCTTAGCCTTGGTACCATAGATTATAGGGATTTTGAAATAATAAAAGAGACAATTAATAGAGCTTGCAATAAAGGTCTAATTATTGTAGCTGCATGTAACAATAGAGATATATTTACAGTACCTGCATCTTTAAGCAATGTTATTGGTGTAAAATGTGAGAAAAATAGTATCTTAAAAGAAGGAGAATATATTTTTAATTTATATCCTATAAGTGGAATTGAAGTAATCTCTTGCAGTCAACATCAATTGTTAGTAAGTGGTTGTGACTCAAAAATTACAAGTAGGTGTAATAGCTATGCAGCACCGATGATTACTGCTGAAGTTTGCAAAGTAATGGACAAATCTCCTAATATAACTTTAGAGCAAATAAAACAAAATTTATATAAAAACTCACTCAATTATATAGATGATACAATACAAGTAAATAATTATAAAAATATAGATTGGGTTAGTAATGCTACATTGCTATGTATCAAGGAAAGAAAATGTATTTTTGAGTCACATTATATAAATCAGATTAATAATTTTAAAGAAATTGAGGATATAAACGTTGATGAATTTGATACATTAATTTTATTAAATAGCATGATAAATGATTATAAGAAATTTGAGCCCATTATTTACCGGTTTAAAAAAAAACAAAAAAGTATTGTTGTTATAGATGATGAATACCAAGGGGAAAGTTATAAATATCTTAATGGTGCTGTTAAACTTTGGTATCCTTCAATAGTGGAGCATTTTTATAGGGCATCTCCACCACAGCAAGAGTTGGATGTGCCATTAATAATAATTTATGACTATACAGAAAATGAGATGATAAAAGTATTAGAAACATTAACGGTTAAATTTAGGAGGGATGGTTATTATGCAGTAGGAGCATGTACAAAATCACTAGGCGTTTTATATGGATTGGAATATATTCCTTTTCGTAAAGATAGAAACTTTAAAGAAATAAAAGATAAGATTGAAGTTTTGTATAAAGTTTATGATTATGACATTATGATTCTAGGATTAAGCATTAATAGAGACGATACTAATATAATTAAAGAAATTAATATGTGTTTAAATCCTGATAAAGTTATTTTTATTGGAGATAATTTCTCAAACGAAATAACGACATGGGTAGAAAAAAATGGCGTTGATCAGAATTTAATTATAACATCAAAAGAAAATATTGAAAAGTATTCCGATTTGGGTCATAAAATGTTTAAATATACAGATATCGAGTTATTATATACGCAAATTTTGAACATGCTTCTTTGTGAAAATGAGAAAACTTAG
- a CDS encoding IS982 family transposase has product MQNLLVEIFYDVDNFCIGFENYCKSHFLTENSDRKFAMIKSKTLSLSEVMTITIYFHLSNYRTFKSYYIEHVSTVLKPYFPKLVSYNRFVELMQQSLVALLLYMMKFRTGKCTGISFIDSTTLNVCHNRRIHSHKVFKGIAERGKSSTGWFYGFKLHLVVNDKGDILSFYLTPGNVDDREIKTIEILAKDLFGKLFGDKGYLSKKISDILYSKGIQLITKIKKNMKNKLMLMEDKILLRKRAIIETINDQLKNICQIEHNRHRSFTNFAVNIVSGLISYSFLPKKPSLKLDKYLTME; this is encoded by the coding sequence ATGCAAAACTTATTAGTAGAAATATTTTATGATGTAGACAATTTTTGTATTGGATTTGAAAATTACTGTAAAAGTCATTTCCTAACGGAAAATAGCGACCGCAAATTTGCAATGATTAAAAGTAAAACTTTATCATTAAGCGAAGTTATGACAATAACTATCTACTTTCATTTGTCAAATTACAGAACTTTTAAATCATACTATATTGAGCATGTGTCTACTGTTCTCAAACCGTATTTTCCTAAGCTTGTGAGCTACAATAGGTTTGTTGAATTAATGCAACAATCATTAGTTGCATTACTATTATACATGATGAAATTTAGAACTGGCAAGTGCACAGGAATTTCTTTTATCGATTCTACAACTTTGAATGTATGCCATAATAGAAGAATACACTCTCATAAGGTTTTTAAAGGAATTGCAGAACGTGGTAAAAGTTCAACAGGCTGGTTTTATGGTTTTAAGCTTCATCTTGTTGTTAACGATAAAGGGGATATTCTCTCTTTTTATCTAACTCCGGGAAATGTAGATGATAGAGAAATTAAGACTATAGAAATATTAGCAAAAGATTTATTTGGAAAACTTTTTGGTGACAAAGGTTATTTATCTAAAAAGATCTCCGATATTTTGTATTCCAAAGGTATTCAACTTATAACAAAGATAAAGAAAAACATGAAAAATAAATTAATGTTAATGGAGGATAAAATTCTTCTTAGGAAAAGAGCTATCATTGAAACAATAAATGACCAACTAAAAAATATATGTCAGATAGAGCATAATCGACATAGAAGTTTTACTAATTTTGCGGTTAATATAGTTTCAGGATTGATTTCGTATAGTTTTCTTCCTAAGAAACCTTCTCTTAAGTTGGACAAATATCTAACTATGGAATAA
- a CDS encoding YiiX/YebB-like N1pC/P60 family cysteine hydrolase: MKKIFIKYTIFTLLATVGMTSTVFATENVNVDNSNKQMQEIINKSKHDSDELIKNWDKLKVTAKPDTSKRMNSLDSEGSLNSVGSAGDILVTPATVFGNGPITGHAGMVDLNPDLTIESMTSGGVRRYTNDWKTRYTKALCATVKNADPEQAVDYASSKIGSSYNYNFLNKWKTDTFYCSQLVWRAYIEQGIDLDKDGGNAVLPTDLVSDKIDINWRTNY; encoded by the coding sequence ATGAAAAAGATTTTTATTAAATATACTATTTTTACACTTTTAGCTACAGTTGGTATGACATCAACCGTATTTGCCACAGAAAACGTTAATGTTGACAATTCTAATAAGCAAATGCAAGAAATTATAAATAAAAGTAAACATGATTCAGATGAATTAATTAAAAATTGGGACAAACTAAAAGTTACGGCTAAACCGGACACATCAAAAAGAATGAATAGCTTAGACTCTGAAGGATCACTAAATAGTGTTGGAAGTGCTGGTGATATACTTGTAACTCCAGCCACTGTTTTTGGCAATGGTCCTATTACAGGACATGCTGGAATGGTTGATTTAAATCCTGATCTTACAATAGAAAGTATGACATCTGGAGGTGTTCGTAGATATACGAATGATTGGAAAACTAGATATACTAAAGCTTTATGTGCTACAGTGAAAAATGCTGATCCTGAACAAGCCGTAGATTATGCAAGTAGTAAAATCGGAAGTAGTTATAATTACAACTTTTTAAATAAGTGGAAAACAGATACATTTTATTGTTCACAATTAGTCTGGAGAGCTTATATAGAACAAGGTATTGATTTAGATAAAGATGGTGGGAATGCTGTTTTACCAACTGATTTGGTTAGTGATAAAATTGATATAAATTGGAGAACAAATTACTAA
- a CDS encoding cation-translocating P-type ATPase, protein MKKYFSKTVEESLKTFDVTLKGLTSEKANKILDSVGENTLNEKKKKSILSVFLEQFKDLLVIILIAAAIISAMTGNMESTFVILAVITMNAILGTVQYVKAEQSLASLKALSAPNAKVIRNGVKIEIPSKTVVPGDILILEAGDLVVADGRILENFSLKVNESSLTGESESVDKFSDVIDKDEVALGDQKNMVFSSSLVTYGRATVLVTNTGMNTELGKIATLMEETQEKSTPLQISLDEFSKKLAFGIIGICVIVFGLSMYRGIALLDSLMFAVALAVAAIPEALSSIVTIVLAIGTQSMAKENAIIKKLKAVEGLGCVSVICSDKTGTLTQNKMTVKKIFVDNNLIDSTKIDFKNFDSNFLLTSSILCNDSTSKDGAEIGDPTEVALVNLGHKYSLNELECRSTYPRLKEIPFDSDRKLMSTLHEIDGKYIMVTKGALDVLLNRVTSIKTSNGVVDFTNNDKININNVNRELSSQGLRVLAFAYRELNENKELTLDDEYDYTFLGLISMIDPPREESKAAVSDCIKASVKPIMITGDHKITASAIAKEIGILQDGDLAVEGLELDKMSDDELNSKLKHISVYARVSPEHKIRIVKAWQNKGKIVAMTGDGVNDAPALKQADIGIAMGITGTEVSKDAASMILTDDNFATIVKSVTNGRNIYANIKNSIKFLLSGNTSGILAVLYSSIFALPVPFAAVHLLFINLLTDSLPAIAIGMEKSKKDVLKDKPRDAKESILTKDFIIDICSQGLLIGIFTMVSYHIGLATGSHGLAMTMAFSTLCLARLFHGFNCRGKKSIFALGVFNNKFSWIAFISGVVLVNAVLLIPALQGLFEITPLTSNELMLVHLFAFIPTLIIQTVKVVRDFIERKNEKLQEKDILESKSEAA, encoded by the coding sequence ATGAAAAAATATTTTTCTAAAACAGTAGAAGAATCTCTTAAAACCTTCGATGTGACTTTAAAGGGGCTGACGAGCGAAAAAGCTAATAAAATATTAGACTCTGTAGGCGAAAACACCTTAAATGAAAAAAAGAAAAAAAGCATTTTATCTGTATTTCTAGAACAATTTAAGGACTTATTAGTAATCATATTAATTGCTGCTGCTATAATTTCAGCTATGACTGGAAATATGGAAAGTACTTTTGTAATTTTAGCTGTTATAACTATGAATGCTATTTTAGGTACTGTTCAATACGTTAAAGCTGAACAATCTCTAGCTAGTCTAAAAGCGCTATCTGCGCCTAATGCTAAGGTTATTCGGAATGGAGTTAAAATTGAAATACCTTCTAAAACTGTAGTTCCAGGAGATATTTTGATACTAGAGGCTGGAGACCTAGTTGTTGCTGATGGTAGAATTTTAGAAAACTTCTCTCTTAAAGTTAATGAGAGCTCATTAACTGGTGAATCTGAGAGTGTGGATAAGTTCTCTGATGTTATTGACAAAGATGAAGTTGCTTTAGGTGATCAAAAAAATATGGTTTTCTCTAGTTCACTAGTCACTTATGGACGTGCTACTGTTCTTGTAACTAATACTGGTATGAATACTGAGCTTGGTAAAATAGCTACTCTTATGGAAGAAACTCAAGAAAAAAGTACCCCGCTTCAAATTTCCTTGGATGAGTTTTCTAAGAAGTTAGCCTTTGGGATAATTGGTATCTGTGTTATTGTATTTGGATTAAGTATGTACAGAGGTATTGCTCTATTAGATTCATTAATGTTTGCCGTTGCTCTTGCTGTTGCTGCTATTCCTGAAGCCCTTAGCTCAATAGTTACAATTGTACTTGCCATAGGCACACAATCAATGGCTAAAGAGAATGCTATCATTAAAAAGCTAAAAGCTGTTGAAGGTCTTGGTTGTGTATCTGTTATCTGTTCTGATAAAACTGGTACATTAACTCAAAATAAGATGACTGTTAAAAAGATCTTCGTTGATAACAACTTAATTGATAGTACTAAAATAGATTTCAAAAATTTTGATTCAAATTTCCTTTTAACTAGTTCTATACTATGTAACGATTCTACTTCAAAAGATGGTGCTGAGATAGGAGATCCAACAGAAGTTGCCTTAGTAAACTTGGGTCATAAATACTCCTTAAATGAACTTGAATGTAGAAGCACTTATCCAAGACTTAAAGAAATTCCTTTTGATTCTGACAGAAAGCTTATGAGTACTCTTCACGAAATTGATGGAAAGTATATAATGGTCACTAAAGGTGCTCTTGATGTATTACTTAATAGAGTAACTTCAATAAAGACTTCAAATGGAGTAGTAGACTTCACCAACAATGATAAAATCAATATAAATAATGTTAATAGAGAATTATCATCTCAAGGATTAAGAGTTTTAGCATTTGCTTATAGAGAGCTTAATGAAAATAAAGAACTCACTTTAGATGATGAATATGATTATACTTTCTTAGGTTTAATTTCAATGATTGATCCACCTAGAGAAGAATCTAAAGCAGCTGTTAGTGATTGTATTAAAGCTTCTGTCAAGCCGATTATGATTACTGGAGATCACAAGATTACAGCCTCTGCTATTGCTAAAGAAATTGGAATATTACAAGATGGTGACTTAGCTGTAGAAGGCTTGGAACTTGATAAAATGTCCGATGACGAACTCAACTCAAAATTAAAGCACATTTCCGTTTACGCAAGAGTATCTCCAGAACATAAAATAAGAATAGTTAAAGCATGGCAAAACAAAGGTAAAATTGTAGCTATGACTGGAGATGGTGTTAATGATGCACCTGCATTAAAGCAAGCTGATATTGGTATTGCAATGGGTATAACAGGTACTGAAGTTTCAAAAGATGCTGCTTCAATGATTTTAACAGACGATAACTTTGCTACTATTGTTAAATCAGTTACTAATGGGCGAAATATTTATGCTAATATAAAGAATTCAATAAAATTCCTACTTTCAGGTAATACTTCTGGAATTCTTGCAGTACTATATTCATCAATATTTGCACTTCCTGTTCCATTTGCAGCCGTACACTTATTATTCATAAACTTATTAACAGATAGTTTACCTGCCATTGCAATTGGTATGGAAAAATCTAAAAAAGATGTTTTAAAAGATAAACCTAGAGATGCCAAAGAATCTATTTTAACTAAAGATTTTATAATAGATATTTGTAGTCAAGGTTTGCTGATTGGAATATTCACTATGGTTTCTTATCATATTGGTTTAGCTACAGGAAGCCATGGGCTTGCAATGACTATGGCATTTAGCACTTTATGTTTAGCTAGATTATTCCACGGATTTAACTGCCGAGGCAAAAAATCCATCTTTGCTCTTGGAGTTTTCAATAACAAATTCAGTTGGATTGCATTTATATCAGGTGTTGTACTTGTAAATGCAGTTTTACTTATACCAGCACTTCAAGGATTATTTGAAATAACTCCACTTACTAGTAATGAATTAATGTTAGTTCACTTATTTGCTTTCATTCCAACTTTAATAATACAAACTGTTAAGGTTGTTAGAGATTTTATTGAAAGAAAGAATGAAAAGCTTCAAGAAAAAGATATTTTAGAATCAAAAAGTGAAGCTGCTTAA